A window from Burkholderiales bacterium encodes these proteins:
- a CDS encoding hypothetical protein (possible pseudo, frameshifted) yields the protein MRRALRAHHGQGKPILAECGGMLYLLEALTHEGHRAPMVGLVPGEAVMQERLAAIGLQEVRTPEGEVRGHTFHHSRLTTGLEPWARAITPRGDPGEAVYRIGRLTASYVHFYFPSNPRAVAAFFKP from the coding sequence ATGAGACGGGCGCTGCGAGCCCATCATGGGCAAGGCAAGCCGATCCTTGCCGAGTGCGGCGGCATGCTCTATCTGCTGGAAGCCCTGACCCATGAGGGGCATCGGGCGCCCATGGTGGGCCTGGTGCCGGGGGAGGCGGTGATGCAGGAGCGGCTTGCTGCCATCGGCCTGCAGGAGGTCAGAACGCCAGAAGGGGAAGTGCGCGGGCACACGTTCCATCACTCCCGGCTTACCACCGGCCTAGAGCCATGGGCCCGGGCTATCACCCCCCGGGGCGATCCTGGCGAGGCAGTGTACCGGATCGGACGTCTCACCGCCTCATATGTGCACTTCTACTTTCCGTCCAACCCGCGCGCCGTGGCGGCCTTTTTCAAGCCTTGA
- a CDS encoding hypothetical protein (possible pseudo, frameshifted), giving the protein MLVAAPASGQGKTMATAALARLHRQRGRRVRVFKTGPDFLDPMILERACGAPVYQLDLWMVGEAECRRRLFDAAGEADLILVEGVMGLYDGEPSSADLAIAFGLPVLLVVDASAMAQTFGAVCHGLATYRPGVRVAGSSRTGWPGPGHARLLQDSLPPGMPFYGAVATGRTGAARPAPRALSGPGDRRPGRPARRGGASRGGDRGGGAAGTPWLSPSRRIRTTELLLEGVRIGVARDAAFSFILSRQPGPAAPAGRGAPLLLAPGETNGLPEWTASGCRVATRNCTWNGSPKTKP; this is encoded by the coding sequence ATGCTGGTGGCCGCGCCCGCTTCGGGCCAGGGCAAGACCATGGCCACGGCGGCCCTCGCCCGACTGCACCGCCAGCGGGGTCGGCGGGTGCGGGTATTCAAGACCGGGCCCGACTTCCTCGATCCCATGATCCTGGAGCGGGCTTGCGGCGCGCCGGTGTATCAGCTTGACCTGTGGATGGTGGGAGAGGCCGAATGCCGCCGGCGCCTGTTCGACGCGGCGGGGGAGGCGGACCTGATCCTGGTGGAGGGCGTCATGGGGCTCTACGACGGCGAGCCGAGCAGCGCCGACCTGGCGATCGCCTTTGGCCTCCCGGTGCTGCTGGTAGTGGACGCGTCCGCCATGGCCCAGACCTTCGGCGCCGTTTGCCACGGGCTCGCGACCTACCGGCCGGGCGTGCGAGTGGCGGGGTCGTCGCGAACCGGGTGGCCGGGACCGGGCCACGCGAGGCTGTTGCAAGACAGCCTGCCGCCGGGGATGCCGTTTTACGGCGCGGTGGCGACCGGGCGGACTGGCGCTGCCCGACCGGCACCTCGGGCTCTTTCAGGCCCAGGAGATCGGCGACCTGGACGCCCGGCTCGACGCGGCGGCGCAAGCCGTGGCGGCGACCGGGGCGGCGGAGCTGCCGGCACGCCGTGGCTTTCGCCGAGCCGGCGGATTCGGACGACGGAACTCCTCCTCGAAGGCGTGCGGATCGGCGTCGCCCGGGACGCCGCCTTCTCCTTTATTCTATCCCGCCAACCTGGACCTGCTGCGCCGGCAGGGCGCGGAGCTCCTCTTCTTCTCGCCCCTGGAGAGACGAACGGCCTGCCGGAGTGGACAGCGTCTGGCTGCCGGGTGGCTACCCGGAACTGTACCTGGAACGGCTCGCCGAAAACGAAGCCATGA
- the cobO gene encoding cob(I)yrinic acid a,c-diamide adenosyltransferase — translation MRESGEKLDLDERHRQRMARKKAVVDAKIAKAGEDRGVVVVVTGNGKGKSSSGFGMVARALGHGMRVGIVQFVKGRFATGEEAFFRRFPEVDYHVMGEGYTWETQDRERDIRAARAAWEKARAMLGDPSYQLVLLDELNIVLKYGYLPVEEIIAALEARPPRQHVVITGRGAKPELIAAADTVTEMRSVKHAFEAGVRAQRGIEL, via the coding sequence ATGAGGGAAAGCGGCGAGAAACTGGATCTCGATGAGCGCCATCGCCAGCGCATGGCGCGCAAGAAAGCGGTGGTGGACGCGAAGATCGCGAAGGCCGGCGAGGACCGTGGCGTCGTGGTGGTTGTCACCGGCAACGGCAAGGGCAAGTCCAGCTCGGGCTTCGGCATGGTGGCCCGGGCCCTGGGCCACGGCATGCGGGTGGGCATCGTGCAGTTCGTGAAGGGCCGCTTCGCCACTGGCGAGGAAGCCTTCTTCCGCCGCTTCCCCGAAGTGGATTACCACGTGATGGGCGAGGGCTACACCTGGGAGACCCAGGACCGCGAGCGGGACATCCGCGCCGCCCGGGCCGCGTGGGAGAAGGCCCGAGCCATGCTCGGAGATCCGTCCTACCAGCTCGTGCTATTGGACGAGCTGAACATCGTGCTCAAGTACGGCTATCTGCCGGTGGAAGAGATCATTGCGGCACTTGAGGCGCGCCCGCCCAGGCAGCACGTGGTCATCACCGGCCGCGGGGCGAAGCCCGAGCTCATCGCCGCGGCCGACACCGTGACCGAGATGCGGTCGGTGAAGCACGCCTTCGAGGCCGGGGTCAGGGCCCAGAGGGGCATCGAGCTGTGA
- a CDS encoding TonB-dependent receptor encodes MKKAYGPAGIALLAVCSGAYGADEPPRKAYVALAPVIVTASRTAETADETLASVTVITREDIERSQALSVQEVLRGLAGISIANNGGLGKNTSVFLRGTEADHVLVLIDGIKVGSATLGQAAFQDFPMEQIERIEVVRGPRSSLYGSEAIGGVIQIFTRRGGGALTPYFSAGAGSHSTSSLVAGLQGGGDRSWFHLGLSSLDTQGFNACTGKPFPGGAGCFTIEPDADGYRNRAGSLRLGHRFDNGAEVDFHALRAKGQNEFDGTFVNESESVQQVIGGRLKFSPLSRWQVSLSAGQSRDESDNFLNGAFQTRFDTRRDVLSLQNDIALGANQLATVGFDHQNDRVDSTTAFPVTSRRNEGIFAQYLARLGRHDLQASLRHDDNEQFGGETTGSVAWGYELVTGLRFTASYGTAFKAPTFNELFFPGFGNPNLQPEESRSAEVGLEGSGRAWRWSIHAYQTQVDNLIAFDAATFLPQNIDKARLRGIEGVASGTVAGWRIAAHATLLDPENRSSGPNHGKVLPRRAEQSFRLDVDRDIGRATFGATVAAEGRRFDDLANTRRLGSYAVVDLRAEYRPHKDWAVQLKVGNVFDKHYETAAFFPQDGTNVFVTLRYRPQGG; translated from the coding sequence ATGAAGAAAGCTTACGGCCCGGCGGGCATCGCGCTGCTGGCCGTTTGCAGTGGGGCCTATGGGGCGGATGAACCACCGAGAAAGGCATACGTAGCGCTCGCGCCGGTGATCGTGACGGCAAGCCGCACCGCGGAAACCGCCGACGAGACCCTGGCCTCGGTCACGGTGATCACCCGGGAGGACATCGAGCGCAGCCAGGCGTTGTCCGTCCAAGAGGTGCTGCGGGGACTTGCCGGAATTTCCATCGCCAACAACGGCGGGCTCGGAAAGAACACCTCCGTGTTCCTCCGGGGCACCGAGGCCGACCACGTGCTGGTGCTGATCGACGGCATCAAGGTCGGCTCGGCCACCCTGGGTCAAGCCGCGTTCCAGGACTTTCCCATGGAGCAGATCGAGCGCATCGAAGTGGTGCGCGGCCCCCGCTCCAGCCTGTATGGGTCGGAGGCCATTGGCGGCGTGATCCAGATCTTTACCCGCCGGGGCGGTGGGGCGCTCACGCCCTACTTCAGCGCTGGCGCTGGCTCCCACAGCACCTCGTCCCTGGTGGCGGGCTTGCAGGGAGGCGGTGATCGGAGCTGGTTCCACCTGGGCTTGAGCAGCCTGGATACCCAGGGGTTCAACGCCTGCACCGGCAAGCCGTTTCCGGGGGGTGCGGGCTGCTTCACTATCGAGCCGGATGCCGACGGCTACCGCAACCGGGCAGGCTCGCTGCGCTTGGGGCACCGCTTCGACAACGGCGCTGAGGTGGATTTCCACGCCCTGCGGGCCAAGGGGCAGAACGAGTTCGACGGCACTTTCGTCAACGAGTCCGAGTCGGTGCAGCAAGTGATCGGCGGGCGGTTGAAGTTTTCGCCCCTCTCCCGGTGGCAGGTGTCCCTCTCCGCCGGCCAGAGCCGGGACGAGTCGGATAACTTTTTGAACGGGGCGTTCCAGACCCGCTTCGATACCCGGCGCGACGTCCTCTCTCTGCAGAACGACATCGCCCTGGGGGCGAATCAGCTCGCGACCGTCGGCTTCGACCATCAGAACGACCGGGTGGATAGCACCACCGCCTTCCCGGTGACCTCTCGCAGGAATGAAGGGATTTTCGCCCAGTATCTCGCGCGCTTGGGCCGCCACGACCTGCAGGCGTCCCTGCGCCACGACGATAACGAGCAGTTCGGGGGGGAGACCACCGGCAGCGTGGCATGGGGCTACGAGCTTGTCACTGGCCTGCGGTTCACCGCCTCCTACGGCACGGCGTTCAAGGCGCCCACGTTCAACGAGCTGTTTTTCCCCGGATTCGGTAACCCCAACCTCCAGCCGGAGGAATCCCGGAGCGCGGAGGTGGGGCTGGAGGGCAGCGGGCGCGCTTGGCGCTGGTCCATACATGCCTACCAGACTCAGGTGGATAATCTGATCGCCTTCGACGCGGCCACCTTCCTGCCTCAGAACATCGACAAGGCCCGCCTTAGGGGGATCGAGGGCGTCGCGAGCGGAACCGTGGCCGGCTGGCGGATCGCGGCCCACGCCACCCTCCTGGACCCGGAGAACCGCAGCAGCGGTCCGAACCATGGCAAGGTTCTGCCGCGACGGGCCGAGCAGTCCTTCCGGCTGGACGTGGACCGGGACATCGGGCGCGCGACCTTCGGCGCCACCGTGGCGGCTGAGGGACGACGTTTCGACGATCTGGCGAATACTCGCCGCCTGGGAAGTTACGCCGTCGTGGACCTGCGGGCGGAGTACCGGCCCCACAAGGACTGGGCAGTGCAGCTCAAGGTGGGTAACGTGTTCGACAAGCACTACGAGACGGCTGCCTTCTTTCCCCAAGACGGCACTAATGTGTTCGTCACCCTGCGCTACCGGCCCCAGGGCGGGTGA
- a CDS encoding MBL fold metallo-hydrolase — MGVRVRFLGSGDSYGSGGRFMTCILAETGSTRFLIDCGDSSLIAMKAQGVHPNGIDAILLTHLHGDHCAGVPFLLIDAMLQSKRDRPLTIAGPRGFIERLELIREALFPGSHVMKPRFPVEYLELSFGAKNRILDLDVTPWPAVHNPDTRPLMLRVQCASKVIAYTGDTEWTEDIVAASHGADLLIAECYFYEKPIKWHMTYAVLRRHLSRLTAKHVVLTHMSEDMLRHAASVPETCAFDGMVIDL, encoded by the coding sequence GTGGGCGTGCGGGTGCGCTTCCTCGGCTCCGGCGACTCCTACGGGAGCGGGGGGAGGTTCATGACCTGCATCCTGGCGGAGACCGGCTCGACTCGCTTTCTCATCGACTGCGGTGACTCCTCGCTCATCGCGATGAAGGCCCAGGGCGTCCATCCCAATGGGATCGACGCCATTCTTCTCACCCATTTGCACGGCGATCATTGCGCCGGAGTCCCGTTCCTGCTGATCGACGCCATGCTTCAGAGCAAGCGCGATCGCCCCCTCACCATCGCCGGTCCGCGGGGTTTCATCGAGCGGCTGGAACTGATCCGCGAAGCGCTGTTTCCGGGAAGCCACGTGATGAAACCCAGGTTCCCGGTCGAGTATCTGGAGCTCTCGTTCGGAGCGAAGAACCGCATCCTCGACCTGGACGTGACGCCGTGGCCGGCCGTCCATAATCCGGACACGCGTCCGCTCATGCTGCGGGTCCAGTGCGCGAGTAAGGTCATCGCCTACACAGGAGACACGGAGTGGACGGAGGACATCGTGGCGGCATCCCACGGAGCGGACCTACTGATCGCCGAATGCTACTTCTACGAAAAGCCCATCAAGTGGCACATGACCTATGCCGTGCTGCGCCGGCACTTGAGCCGCCTGACGGCGAAGCACGTGGTGCTCACCCATATGTCGGAGGACATGCTGCGACACGCGGCGTCCGTTCCAGAGACGTGCGCGTTCGACGGAATGGTCATCGACCTGTAG
- a CDS encoding hypothetical protein (possible pseudo, frameshifted) — translation MSVACAIQNLWLAARAEGIGVGWVSLFDPDALARLLAMPEGSRPVAILCVGHVEAFYDRPMLEREGWAHRVPLEALVYENAWGRSSENPAKENPDEGKRRETGSR, via the coding sequence GTGTCGGTCGCCTGCGCCATCCAGAACCTCTGGCTGGCGGCCCGCGCCGAGGGCATCGGCGTGGGCTGGGTGTCCCTGTTCGATCCGGACGCCCTCGCCCGGCTACTGGCGATGCCGGAGGGGAGCCGGCCGGTGGCGATCCTGTGCGTGGGCCACGTGGAGGCGTTCTATGACCGGCCCATGCTGGAGCGGGAGGGCTGGGCCCATCGCGTTCCGCTGGAAGCGCTGGTGTACGAGAACGCGTGGGGCCGATCCTCGGAAAACCCAGCGAAGGAGAACCCGGATGAGGGAAAGCGGCGAGAAACTGGATCTCGATGA
- a CDS encoding ferredoxin encodes MTLEAIQKTAGKDEDTARSPAATAKIVFMPSGRRGEFPVGTPVLTAARSLGVDLDSVCGGRAVCGRCQVTLSAGEFAKLKITSEAGHLSPPSETEKKYARLKGLKEGRRLSCQARLLGDVVIDVPPDSQIHRQMVRKQADPIRDLKIDPVVKLYYAELPRPSMADQTCDLTRLKKVLEREWGLAGLEADLAFLQRLSPAMRAGDTYGGDWKGTVAVREGKTLIAVWPGFKERIYGVAVDVGTTTIAGHLCDLGTGEVLASAGMMNPQIRFGEDLMSRISYLQQNEGQAQALTAAVREALRSLLSQVAQEAGVALDDVVEMTVVGNPTMHHLVLGIDPTQLGMEPFPLVVDTGVTVLARDLQLNLNPGARVYFLPCIAGHVGADTAGVILSQQPHAGNELTLIIDVGTNAEIVLGSRDRLIAASSPTGPAFEGAQISCGQRAAPGAIERVRIDRETLKPRFKVIGVEAWSDEPGFEEAVARTGVTGICGSGIIEAVAELYLAGVIDETGRMLAKGKEVRNHPHFISRGRAFEYVLYRSGERVVKVVPGDIRAIQLAKSACYSGAKLLMDEMRVDRVDRIYLAGAFGSYIDVKYAMVLGMIPDCDLERVSSVGNAAGTGARIALLSKAAREEIERVIRRVEKVETAIAPKFQEYFVAAMSIPNAVDPFPRLAAAVPLPPRQRRAPERRD; translated from the coding sequence ATGACGCTGGAGGCTATACAGAAGACCGCTGGAAAGGACGAGGACACAGCCCGGAGCCCGGCGGCCACCGCCAAGATCGTATTCATGCCTTCGGGACGGCGCGGGGAATTTCCGGTAGGCACCCCCGTGCTCACGGCCGCCCGCAGTCTGGGTGTGGACCTGGACTCGGTCTGCGGTGGCCGGGCGGTATGCGGCCGCTGCCAGGTCACTCTTTCCGCAGGCGAATTTGCCAAGCTCAAGATCACGTCCGAGGCCGGGCATCTCAGCCCGCCCAGCGAGACGGAAAAGAAGTACGCGCGCCTCAAGGGGCTGAAGGAAGGGCGGCGCCTTTCCTGCCAGGCCCGGCTTCTCGGGGACGTGGTGATCGACGTGCCGCCCGACTCGCAGATTCACCGCCAGATGGTGCGCAAGCAGGCGGACCCGATCCGGGATCTGAAAATCGATCCGGTGGTAAAGCTCTACTATGCAGAGCTGCCGCGTCCCAGCATGGCGGACCAGACCTGCGATTTGACGCGGCTCAAGAAGGTGCTGGAGCGGGAGTGGGGGCTCGCCGGCCTGGAAGCCGATCTCGCCTTCCTGCAGCGGCTATCGCCCGCCATGCGCGCCGGCGACACGTACGGAGGCGACTGGAAGGGCACGGTGGCGGTGCGGGAGGGCAAGACCCTGATCGCCGTCTGGCCCGGCTTTAAGGAGCGGATCTACGGGGTGGCGGTCGACGTGGGAACCACCACCATCGCGGGCCACCTGTGCGATCTGGGGACGGGAGAAGTGCTGGCGAGCGCCGGAATGATGAATCCCCAGATCCGCTTCGGCGAAGATCTGATGAGCCGGATCTCGTATCTGCAGCAGAACGAAGGCCAGGCCCAGGCGCTCACGGCGGCGGTTCGGGAAGCGCTGAGGAGCCTCCTCTCCCAAGTGGCCCAGGAAGCGGGCGTCGCCCTCGATGACGTGGTCGAGATGACGGTGGTCGGCAATCCCACCATGCATCACCTGGTGCTGGGGATCGACCCCACCCAGCTCGGCATGGAGCCTTTCCCCCTCGTGGTGGATACCGGGGTCACCGTGCTCGCCCGGGATCTTCAGCTCAATCTCAATCCCGGCGCCCGGGTTTATTTCCTTCCGTGCATCGCCGGCCACGTGGGCGCCGATACCGCCGGTGTCATCCTTTCCCAGCAGCCCCACGCGGGCAACGAGCTGACGCTCATCATCGACGTGGGCACCAACGCCGAAATTGTGCTGGGAAGCCGCGACCGGCTAATCGCCGCTTCCAGCCCCACCGGGCCCGCCTTCGAGGGCGCACAGATCAGTTGCGGCCAGCGCGCGGCGCCCGGTGCCATCGAGCGCGTGCGCATCGACCGGGAAACCCTCAAGCCCCGGTTCAAGGTGATCGGCGTGGAGGCCTGGTCCGACGAGCCGGGATTCGAGGAGGCTGTCGCCAGGACGGGCGTCACCGGCATCTGCGGCTCGGGCATCATCGAGGCGGTGGCCGAGTTGTACCTGGCGGGCGTGATCGACGAGACCGGACGCATGCTGGCCAAGGGCAAGGAAGTGAGAAACCATCCGCATTTCATCTCGCGCGGACGGGCGTTCGAGTACGTCCTGTACCGGAGCGGCGAGCGTGTGGTGAAGGTGGTGCCCGGCGATATCCGTGCCATCCAGTTGGCCAAGTCGGCCTGCTATTCGGGGGCGAAGCTGCTGATGGATGAAATGCGGGTCGATCGCGTGGACCGGATTTATCTCGCCGGAGCCTTCGGCAGCTACATCGATGTGAAGTACGCCATGGTGCTCGGCATGATCCCGGACTGCGATCTGGAGCGGGTCAGCTCGGTGGGCAACGCGGCCGGCACCGGCGCACGCATCGCGTTGCTGTCCAAGGCGGCGCGGGAAGAAATCGAGCGGGTCATCCGGCGCGTGGAGAAGGTGGAGACCGCCATCGCGCCCAAGTTCCAGGAGTATTTCGTGGCGGCCATGAGCATTCCCAACGCGGTCGATCCGTTTCCACGCTTGGCGGCGGCGGTGCCGCTGCCCCCGCGCCAGCGGCGGGCGCCGGAGCGCCGCGATTAA
- a CDS encoding cobalamin-binding protein, whose translation MGVRLPRRIVCMTEETTETLYLLGEEHRIVGISGFTVRPPRARKEKPKVSAFTSAKIEKILALEPDLVFGFSDLQADIAAELVRRGVNVCIFNQRSVEQILSMIATVGAMVGAHEKTAALIERLEDGIDAVQRQARALPRRPRVYFEEWDNPQISGIRWVSELIEIAGGIDCFPELAQHPMARNRVIADPLEVPRRGPDIIIGSWCGKKFRPEQVAARPGWQDVPAVRHGHLYEIKSADILQPGPACLTDGLRQLHAIVRQWAGTVK comes from the coding sequence ATGGGGGTGCGCCTGCCGCGCCGCATCGTGTGCATGACCGAGGAGACCACCGAAACGCTCTACCTCCTGGGGGAAGAGCACCGCATCGTGGGAATTTCCGGCTTCACCGTGCGCCCGCCCCGCGCCCGCAAGGAAAAACCGAAGGTATCGGCGTTCACCAGCGCCAAGATCGAGAAGATCCTGGCCCTGGAACCGGATCTGGTGTTCGGCTTTTCCGACCTCCAGGCAGACATCGCCGCCGAACTCGTTCGCCGGGGCGTCAATGTCTGCATCTTCAACCAGCGCTCGGTGGAGCAGATCCTGTCCATGATCGCTACGGTGGGCGCGATGGTCGGAGCTCATGAGAAGACCGCGGCGCTGATCGAGCGGCTCGAAGACGGTATCGACGCGGTTCAGCGGCAGGCCCGGGCGCTCCCGCGCCGCCCTCGGGTCTACTTCGAGGAATGGGACAACCCCCAGATCTCCGGTATCCGCTGGGTGTCGGAGCTGATCGAGATCGCAGGCGGCATCGACTGCTTTCCGGAACTTGCCCAGCACCCCATGGCCCGGAACCGGGTGATCGCCGATCCCTTGGAAGTGCCGCGGCGCGGGCCGGATATCATCATCGGTTCCTGGTGCGGCAAAAAGTTCCGGCCCGAGCAGGTGGCGGCGCGCCCCGGATGGCAGGACGTCCCGGCCGTGCGGCACGGGCACCTCTACGAGATCAAGTCGGCGGACATCCTGCAGCCGGGACCGGCGTGCCTTACCGACGGCCTGCGCCAGCTTCATGCCATCGTCCGTCAATGGGCGGGGACCGTGAAATGA
- the cobD gene encoding cobalamin biosynthesis protein CobD — MQTALVALTAVLLDRLLGEPRRFHPLVGFGRLASGIERALYGSADATPSSRRWRGVAALALAVLPFVTAAWWVAAQGSWISVAMETAALYLALGGRSLEEHARRVADSLEAGALEEARRRVGDMVSRDTGAMAPEDVARGAVESVLENGNDAVFGALFWYALAGVPGVVLYRLANTLDALWGYRTPRYLHFGWAAARLDDGLNYLPARLTALTYAALGRFEGAIRCWRAQGAAWESVNAGPVMAAGAGALGVKLGGPARYHGALKMRPALGEGKAPGVADIARATALVRRGTWLWLCVLMTGALISA; from the coding sequence ATGCAGACGGCCCTGGTCGCCCTCACCGCGGTGTTGCTGGATCGCCTGCTGGGGGAGCCGCGGCGCTTCCATCCGCTGGTGGGGTTCGGGCGGCTGGCCAGCGGCATCGAACGTGCCCTCTACGGCAGTGCAGACGCCACGCCCTCGTCGCGGCGCTGGCGCGGCGTGGCGGCGCTGGCGCTCGCGGTCCTGCCCTTCGTCACCGCGGCATGGTGGGTAGCGGCTCAGGGATCCTGGATCAGTGTAGCCATGGAGACCGCGGCTCTCTATCTCGCCCTCGGCGGGAGAAGCCTGGAGGAGCACGCCCGGCGGGTGGCCGATTCCTTGGAGGCAGGGGCGTTGGAGGAGGCGCGCCGGCGGGTCGGGGACATGGTGAGCCGGGACACGGGGGCGATGGCGCCCGAGGACGTGGCACGGGGAGCGGTGGAGTCGGTGCTGGAGAACGGCAACGACGCCGTCTTCGGCGCCCTGTTCTGGTACGCCCTGGCTGGGGTGCCCGGCGTGGTCCTGTACCGCCTGGCCAACACCCTCGATGCCCTGTGGGGCTACCGCACGCCTCGCTACCTCCACTTCGGTTGGGCGGCGGCGCGGCTGGACGATGGGCTCAATTACCTGCCGGCGCGCCTGACGGCCCTTACCTACGCCGCCCTCGGCCGGTTCGAAGGGGCGATCCGCTGCTGGCGGGCCCAGGGGGCCGCGTGGGAGAGCGTCAACGCGGGCCCGGTCATGGCCGCTGGGGCGGGTGCATTGGGGGTGAAGCTGGGCGGCCCGGCCCGATACCACGGGGCGCTGAAAATGCGCCCGGCTTTGGGTGAAGGAAAAGCTCCCGGCGTAGCCGACATTGCACGAGCGACGGCCCTGGTCCGGCGCGGTACCTGGCTGTGGTTGTGCGTCTTAATGACAGGAGCATTGATCAGTGCTTGA